DNA from Acidobacteriota bacterium:
CACCATTACCGAAATACTGGAATAGGAGCGCCCAACCTCCTTGAGCCCATTGCCTCCGCGAATGAGAGCCATAGATGCTGAACGAAAAGATACGCATCCGACTGAAAGCCTTTGACTACCGGATTCTGGATCAATCCGCCGGAGAGATCGTGGATACGGCCCGGCGCACCGGGGCTCGAATCGCCGGGCCGATTCCGCTTCCCACGGCCAAGAACAAATACTGCGTCCTCCGGTCCCCTCACGTGGACAAGAAGTCGCGTGAACAATTCGAGATACGGACCCACAAGCGGCTACTGGATATTCTGGAGCCCACCCC
Protein-coding regions in this window:
- the rpsJ gene encoding 30S ribosomal protein S10, which gives rise to MLNEKIRIRLKAFDYRILDQSAGEIVDTARRTGARIAGPIPLPTAKNKYCVLRSPHVDKKSREQFEIRTHKRLLDILEPTPQTIDALMKLDLPAGVDVEIKAYGKEHK